GCGCGCGCTTCGCGCCTTACTCGATCAGCGTCTCGCGAAAAACATCCAGCCGCTCCGCCGCCGCGGCGAAGGCCGCCAGGCGCGGATAGTCCGCCGCCGCCACGCGGTCGGGCACGGTCAGCTGGATGAAGCCCCACGCCACGGCGGTGGTCAGGTCCGGCTGGGCCAGGGCGCGCGGGTCGACCGGCGCAGGCACGTCGTGCAGTGCGGCCTCCAGCGCCCCGACGGCGGCGCGCAGTTGGCCCTGTACCCGCTCGACCCACGGGGCGTGCGTTTTCTCGGCGGGACGCTGGTTGAATTCGTAGACGAGCTGGACCGACTTCTCGCAGGCCGCCAGCGCCAGGCCGACGATGCGCAAGGCCTGCAGGCGCGCCGGCAGCGCGGCCGGCATCAGGCTGCGGCCGGCCAGCGCCTCAGCGTAGTCGAGGATCAGCGTCGAGTCCATCAGCACCGTGCCGTCGTCGCACACCAGCGTGGGCGCCTTCACCACCGGGTTGACGGCGCTGAACGCATCGAAATGGCGGAACACCGACACCGGCGCATGCTCGAACGGCAGCCCGAGCAGCTTGAGCGAAATGGCGGTGCGGCGCACATAGGGCGAATCGAGCATGCCGATCAGTTTCATTGCATCTCCGGTGGGTCAGGTCAGGACGTAAAGACAGCGCTCCGTATGATAAGCGTGTACACGCCGTACGCGGCGTGCGCAAACGGTATGCTGGCGCGGCGCGCACCGCAGCCGATAGAGCGTGTGGCCGAGGCCTGTGTCGGTCAATTGGCCTATGTCGATAGACGCGGACCGGCTCCTATGCTTTCGCAAACAGGGAGCGAAGAACGGGGGCTACCATGACCGAGGAACGTCCTGCCCGGACGGGGCAATCAGCGGCGGCAGGGCGGGGGGCGGTGCAGCCCTGCCCGTCAGGGGCACCGCGTGTCCTGCATGCGCTGCCGCGACGCGGCATGGCGCTGGCGTTAGCGGCCACGCTGTCGATCGGGCTGTCTGCCTGCGGCGGCGGTGGCGACGACACGGCCGCCACCACCACGGCGCCGCCGCCGAGCAACTCCGTAACACCCACGCCGTCACCGGCGCCTTCACCGACGCCTTCACCGACGCCGTCGCCAACACCCGCGCCTGCCCCTGCGCCGACCTATTCGGTGGGCGGCACGGTAGCCGGCCTGGGCACAGGGCTGTCGGTGAAGCTGCTGGACAACGGCGGCGACGCTGTCACCGTCACCGCCAATGGCAACTTCCAGTTCCCCACGGCGCTGGCGAGCGGCGCGAAATACGCGGCCACCGTGGGCACGCGCCCGTCCGGGCAGCAGTGCACGATCGCCAACGGCAGCGGCACGGTGGGCTCGGCCAACGTCACCAACATCGCCGTGACCTGCTCGGCGCGGCCGCTGTTCGCCTATGCGGCCAACTCGAACGACAACACGGTGTCGGCCTACACACTGGACCCGACCACCGGCGCGCCGACCCTGATCGGCACGCCCATCTCGGTGGGCCACGGGCCGCTGTCGCTGATCGCGGACAAGGCCGGCAAGTTCGTCTACGTGGTCGACGGCAACGACAACAGCGTCACCACACTGGCGATCAACTCGGAGACCGGCCTGCTGACCGTCTCGGGCTCACCGGCCGCGACGGGCGCGCAGCCCTTCAACATCGCGCGCACGCCGGCCAGCACGTTCGCGTACACCACCAACTTCGGCGACAACACGCTGTCAGGCTTCTCGATCAATGCGACGACCGGCGTGCTCACCTCGATCGGCACCATCGCGGCAGGCACCAATCCGTACACCATCGCCATCAACAAGACGGGCACCTTCGCCTACGTGGTGAACGCGGCCAACGGAACAGGCACGCCATCGGCCATGGTCTTCTCGATCAACGGCGCCACCGGCGCGCTCACGGCGGTGGGCAGCCCGGTCGCCACCGGCAATGCGCCGTTCTACATCGCGCTGCATCCGGCCGGCACGTTCGCCTACGTGGCCAACTCGCAGGACAACACCGTGCAGGTGTACGCCATCAACACGACCACCGGCGTGCTGACCGCCGTGGGCTCGCCGGTGGCCACCGGGCAGGGGCCGATCCCGATCGCCGTCCATCCGTCCGGCCTGTTCGCGTACGTGGGCAACGTGTTCGACAACACGGTCAGCATCTTCGCCATCAACACGAGCACCGGCGCGCTGACGCTCAAGAGCACGCTCGCCACCGGCAACGATCCGCTGGCGATCACGCTCAACGACGCCGGCAGCATCGCCTACATCGTCAACGGCGTGGACCATGACGTGGTCGCCTACAAGGTGGACAGCAGCACCGGCGCGCTGACCTCCGTCGCCACCGCGCAGACTGGGCTGCTGCCACGCGCGTTCGCCATCGTCGCGGTGCCATAAGAGCGCAGCGGCCAGGCCCCACCAACGAAGGATGCCGACGCCCCGCCCGCGCGGGGCGCCGGTACGTCCGTCCCCGCAGCGCACCGGTGCCGAACGCGCCAAGTGATGGCTACGGCGTGACGCCCGATCCGCTCGCCGCGGCCAGCTCAAAAAATTTTTACAGTCGGTGTACTTTGTCCCGCGCGATCGTGCCACCATGAGCCTCCCCCAACCTGCAAGGAGAATAGCCATGGGACTGTTGGATGAAGTCGGCAAGATCGCAGGCGCGGTCGCGGCAGTGGAAGCAACGGAAAAACTCGACCCGGATGCCTCGCTCCTGACCAAGGGCATCGCAGCCATCGCGGGCTTCAAGGGCGCCGGCGCGCTGGAAGGCGCACTGGAGAAGAAGGAAGAGGAAGCCAAGGCCGACGATCAGGCGGCCGCGCCGGACGGCTCGACGCCGCAGGCCTGAGCACGCTGATTGCCGCGGCAGGAACCCCGCCCGATGGCGGTAATGCAGTTCAGTTAAGCGTGACTTGGCTGGCTCGCAGCAACGCGAACTGAGTCAACAACAAGGAAAAAGGCCGCCCCGACGTCAATCGGGGCGGCCTTTTTTGCCTTAACTGAACTGCATTAGCCCGATGGCGGGGTTTTTATTTGCGAAGCCCCCGCGAGACCGAGGCCAGATCCACACGGCGCGGCTTGCCGGCCCGCAGCCGTCCCCGGCTTTACGAGAACACCGCCAGCCCGTGCTTTTGCACAAGCTGAAGCAAGCGTGCCGCCATGCCGCTCGGCTTCTTGTCCCCCTGCTCCCACTGCCGAACCGTTGACGTGGTCGTGTTGAGATAGGCGGCAAACACGCTCTGGCTGACGTTGACCGACTTCCGGATGCGGGCGATGGCCCGCGCATCGAAATCCGGCGCGGCTTCGACGCAGAGCGTGTCGTATTCGCGCATGGTCTTCTTGCCGATGAGGCCTGCGCGATGCAAGCCGGAAGCGGCACTATGGACGGCCGCAGAGGCATCGCTCTTAAAGCGGGGCTCAGTCATTGCACATCTCCACAAGTTCTTTCAGTTCGAGCCAGCATCCCGGATGCGCGGAAAAAAGGCTCGACCGCCAACATAGCCAGCCCGACACCTCGCCGCTATCGGAATCCGCCGCCATCGGCGACAGCGCAAACGCTGATGGTGCGGACCGCTCGCTCACAGCCGAATGCACTGCCACATGGCGGATTTGTCCTGCTGACGCCATTCGCACGATGACGGGGCCTCCGTTTGCTGCACGACATCGAACACTGCCTCTAATGCCCCGCCCCA
The sequence above is drawn from the Ralstonia solanacearum K60 genome and encodes:
- a CDS encoding lactonase family protein, whose translation is MALALAATLSIGLSACGGGGDDTAATTTAPPPSNSVTPTPSPAPSPTPSPTPSPTPAPAPAPTYSVGGTVAGLGTGLSVKLLDNGGDAVTVTANGNFQFPTALASGAKYAATVGTRPSGQQCTIANGSGTVGSANVTNIAVTCSARPLFAYAANSNDNTVSAYTLDPTTGAPTLIGTPISVGHGPLSLIADKAGKFVYVVDGNDNSVTTLAINSETGLLTVSGSPAATGAQPFNIARTPASTFAYTTNFGDNTLSGFSINATTGVLTSIGTIAAGTNPYTIAINKTGTFAYVVNAANGTGTPSAMVFSINGATGALTAVGSPVATGNAPFYIALHPAGTFAYVANSQDNTVQVYAINTTTGVLTAVGSPVATGQGPIPIAVHPSGLFAYVGNVFDNTVSIFAINTSTGALTLKSTLATGNDPLAITLNDAGSIAYIVNGVDHDVVAYKVDSSTGALTSVATAQTGLLPRAFAIVAVP
- a CDS encoding glutathione S-transferase family protein, whose product is MKLIGMLDSPYVRRTAISLKLLGLPFEHAPVSVFRHFDAFSAVNPVVKAPTLVCDDGTVLMDSTLILDYAEALAGRSLMPAALPARLQALRIVGLALAACEKSVQLVYEFNQRPAEKTHAPWVERVQGQLRAAVGALEAALHDVPAPVDPRALAQPDLTTAVAWGFIQLTVPDRVAAADYPRLAAFAAAAERLDVFRETLIE
- a CDS encoding helix-turn-helix domain-containing protein; amino-acid sequence: MTEPRFKSDASAAVHSAASGLHRAGLIGKKTMREYDTLCVEAAPDFDARAIARIRKSVNVSQSVFAAYLNTTTSTVRQWEQGDKKPSGMAARLLQLVQKHGLAVFS